A single region of the Neotabrizicola shimadae genome encodes:
- a CDS encoding response regulator, translating into MTELQLHLLIVDDDERIRGLLQKFLVRSGYLVTTARDAAQARRLIAGLEFDLMVLDVMMPGEDGISFTRDLRRRMATPILLLTARGETENRIAGLEAGADDYLAKPFEPKELLLRINAILRRVPAARPAETVPKMLTLGEARYDVERGELWRGPELVRLTATEAALMRIFAAEPGQPISRDRLTGDLGRADETNPEARAVDVQITRLRRKIEADPKQPRYLQTVRGEGYMLQPD; encoded by the coding sequence GTGACCGAACTGCAGCTGCATCTTCTGATCGTCGATGACGACGAGCGCATCCGCGGCCTGTTGCAGAAGTTCCTTGTCCGCAGCGGATACCTCGTGACGACCGCGCGCGATGCGGCGCAGGCGCGCCGCCTGATTGCCGGGCTGGAATTCGACCTGATGGTGCTGGACGTGATGATGCCGGGCGAGGATGGCATCAGCTTCACCCGCGACTTGCGCCGCCGCATGGCCACTCCGATCCTTCTGCTGACCGCGCGGGGCGAGACCGAGAACCGTATCGCGGGGCTGGAGGCCGGGGCGGACGATTATCTGGCCAAGCCCTTCGAGCCGAAGGAACTGCTGCTGCGCATCAACGCCATCCTCCGCCGCGTGCCCGCGGCGCGGCCGGCCGAGACGGTGCCCAAGATGCTGACGCTGGGCGAGGCGCGCTATGACGTGGAGCGGGGCGAGCTGTGGCGGGGGCCCGAGCTGGTGCGCCTGACGGCAACCGAGGCGGCGCTGATGCGGATCTTTGCCGCCGAGCCGGGCCAGCCCATCAGCCGCGACCGGCTGACCGGCGACCTGGGCCGGGCCGACGAGACCAACCCGGAAGCGCGGGCGGTGGACGTGCAGATCACCCGGCTGCGCCGCAAGATCGAGGCGGACCCCAAACAGCCGCGCTACCTGCAGACGGTGCGCGGCGAAGGCTACATGCTGCAGCCGGATTGA
- a CDS encoding DUF262 domain-containing protein, with protein sequence MPASAFNTSNESYRQLLSGGDIYRIPRFQRDYSWKEEHWEDLWSDILDLIRDNTETSHYMGYLGSGLVLVS encoded by the coding sequence ATGCCGGCGAGCGCATTCAATACTTCCAACGAGTCGTATCGGCAGCTTCTTTCTGGGGGAGACATCTATAGAATCCCGCGATTTCAAAGGGACTACAGCTGGAAAGAGGAACACTGGGAAGATCTTTGGTCGGACATCCTAGACCTAATTCGAGATAACACAGAGACTTCTCACTACATGGGATACCTAGGGTCAGGACTCGTTCTCGTTTCATAG
- a CDS encoding ParB/RepB/Spo0J family partition protein codes for MLHLPLSAIDAQALPRDRTTLDPQALDALAASIAAEGLRQPIEVFELATPSGPLRYGLISGLRRLTAHQRLATCNPAFATIPAILRTPADLPAAMAAMVTENEIREPVSPWEKASLLLTAVEQGLFPTPDAAIAGLFPHSPRQTRARLRAAVEVLSALDGAFTTPERLSAARIDALALALRLGFEDALAEALHPLRGKPLDAQWQAIAPLLAESRSPRGAPGLTPGRPRRTLTLRQGLTIRREMTRTGWLLRFSGPEARSGGLIDDVLDEVERLFQVR; via the coding sequence ATGCTGCACCTCCCCCTCTCCGCCATCGACGCCCAGGCCCTGCCGCGCGACCGCACCACGCTCGACCCGCAGGCGCTCGACGCCCTCGCCGCCTCCATCGCCGCCGAAGGCCTGCGCCAGCCCATCGAGGTCTTCGAACTGGCCACCCCCTCCGGCCCCCTCCGTTACGGCCTCATCTCGGGCCTGCGCCGCCTCACCGCCCACCAGCGCCTCGCCACCTGCAACCCCGCCTTCGCCACCATCCCCGCGATCCTGCGCACCCCCGCCGACCTGCCCGCCGCCATGGCCGCCATGGTGACCGAGAACGAGATCCGCGAACCCGTCTCGCCGTGGGAGAAAGCCTCCCTCCTCCTCACCGCCGTCGAGCAGGGCCTCTTCCCCACGCCCGACGCCGCAATCGCCGGCCTCTTCCCCCATTCCCCCCGCCAGACCCGCGCCCGCCTCCGCGCCGCGGTCGAGGTCCTCTCCGCCCTCGACGGCGCCTTCACCACCCCCGAACGCCTCTCCGCCGCCCGCATCGACGCCCTCGCCCTCGCCCTCCGTCTGGGGTTCGAGGACGCGCTGGCCGAGGCCCTCCACCCCCTCCGCGGCAAGCCGCTCGATGCGCAATGGCAGGCCATCGCCCCCCTCCTCGCCGAATCCCGCTCGCCGAGGGGAGCCCCCGGCCTCACCCCCGGCCGCCCCCGCCGCACCCTCACCCTCCGCCAGGGCCTGACGATCCGCCGCGAGATGACCCGCACCGGCTGGCTCCTCCGCTTCTCCGGCCCCGAAGCGCGCTCCGGCGGCCTCATCGACGACGTGCTGGACGAGGTGGAGCGGCTGTTTCAGGTGAGGTGA
- a CDS encoding branched-chain amino acid aminotransferase, protein MASYDDRDGFIWMDGKLVEWRGANVHILTHALHYASAVFEGERCYSGKIFKGTEHSERLIHSGKLLDMDIPFTVAEIDAAKAQVLKANGLTDAYVRAIAYRGAGEEMGVASLANPVRLAIACWTWGAYYGDAKFKGAKLDISKWKRPSPETIPSEAKAAGLYMICTMSKHAAMAKGCSDAMMFDYRGYVAEATGANIFFVKDGEVHTPKADCFLNGITRQTVIGMLKDMQVKVHERHILPEELESFEQCWLTGTAAEVTPVGEIGPYNFEVGELTRRVATEYEKLVRA, encoded by the coding sequence ATGGCAAGCTATGACGATCGCGACGGGTTCATCTGGATGGATGGCAAGCTGGTGGAATGGCGCGGCGCGAACGTGCACATCCTGACCCATGCGCTGCACTATGCTTCGGCCGTCTTCGAAGGCGAACGCTGCTACAGCGGCAAGATCTTCAAGGGCACCGAACATTCGGAACGCCTGATCCATTCCGGCAAGCTTCTGGACATGGACATCCCCTTCACGGTCGCCGAAATCGACGCGGCCAAGGCCCAGGTGCTCAAGGCCAATGGCCTGACCGATGCCTATGTCCGCGCCATCGCCTATCGCGGCGCGGGCGAGGAAATGGGGGTCGCCTCGCTGGCCAACCCGGTGCGCCTGGCCATCGCCTGCTGGACCTGGGGCGCCTATTACGGCGATGCCAAGTTCAAGGGCGCCAAGCTGGATATCTCCAAGTGGAAGCGTCCCTCGCCGGAAACCATCCCGTCCGAGGCCAAGGCCGCCGGTCTTTACATGATCTGCACCATGTCCAAGCACGCAGCGATGGCCAAGGGCTGCAGTGACGCGATGATGTTCGACTATCGCGGCTATGTGGCCGAGGCGACGGGCGCCAACATCTTCTTCGTCAAGGACGGTGAGGTGCACACGCCCAAGGCCGACTGCTTCCTGAACGGCATCACCCGCCAGACGGTGATCGGGATGCTCAAGGACATGCAGGTGAAGGTGCACGAACGCCACATCCTGCCGGAAGAGCTGGAAAGCTTCGAACAGTGCTGGCTGACGGGTACCGCCGCCGAAGTCACTCCGGTCGGCGAGATCGGTCCCTACAATTTCGAGGTCGGCGAACTCACCCGCCGCGTGGCGACGGAATACGAAAAGCTGGTCCGTGCCTGA
- a CDS encoding aldo/keto reductase: MTIRWGIIGPGAIAHNYADGLAQSTAGKLVALAGRDAARRTAFAERYAIAEGKRYADHKALLADPDVDAVYISTPHPWHAELSIAALRAGKHVLCEKPAGMNAAEVVAVTEVAAQEGRFFMEAYMYRCHPQIARVLEIIAAGEIGTPAHISTSFGFNAPYRDGSRLYDPALGGGGILDVGGYPVSLARLIAGAAEGKPFADPVAVKGIGTLAPTGVDAVAYGLMSFASGFTAEIAVAVARTMANNATITGTAGRIVIDDPWVPGRNAGPSDATIHITTGADTRTETLRDPRMLFAFEAELVSRAIAEGRLQAPHPAPSHADSIGNNTALDAWRAELGYRTVQELPATNRILPGVLPASAPRVPVTHIDGVANPVSRLIIGCDNRNTLAEGAIVWDAWWEAGGTTFDTGFVYGGGLHEKVLGDWLKTRGLQKDAVVIAKGAHSPYCLPGAIEAQLTISLDRLGLDHAPIYIMHRDNPAVPVGEFVDALNRLRAAGRIGIFGGSNWSPARIAEANAYAAAQGLQGFTLLNNNLSLAVMERPVWPGCISSNDPATLATLRQGGLVHLSWSSQARGYFLPEPLRNRLPADTAPETCFGSPANAERRRRAEQLAAEKGVSAHNIATAWVLSQPFPSLALIGPRSPGEILSTLPGATLALTGAEVLWLNLERDTPA; encoded by the coding sequence ATGACCATTCGCTGGGGCATCATCGGCCCGGGCGCGATCGCCCACAACTATGCAGACGGTCTCGCGCAGTCGACAGCCGGCAAGCTTGTCGCCCTTGCCGGCCGCGACGCGGCGCGCCGCACGGCCTTTGCCGAACGCTATGCCATCGCGGAAGGCAAGCGTTACGCCGATCACAAGGCGCTGCTGGCCGACCCCGATGTGGATGCCGTCTACATCTCCACCCCGCATCCCTGGCACGCCGAACTGTCCATTGCGGCGCTGCGCGCGGGCAAGCATGTGCTGTGCGAAAAGCCCGCGGGCATGAACGCGGCCGAGGTGGTGGCGGTGACGGAAGTGGCGGCGCAAGAGGGCCGCTTCTTCATGGAAGCCTACATGTACCGCTGCCATCCCCAGATCGCCCGCGTGCTGGAGATCATTGCCGCCGGTGAAATCGGAACGCCCGCTCACATTTCCACCAGCTTCGGCTTCAACGCCCCCTACCGCGACGGCTCGCGCCTCTACGACCCCGCGCTCGGCGGCGGCGGCATCCTCGATGTGGGCGGCTATCCGGTCTCGCTCGCCCGCCTCATCGCCGGCGCAGCCGAAGGCAAGCCCTTCGCCGACCCCGTCGCCGTCAAGGGCATCGGCACCCTCGCCCCCACCGGCGTGGATGCCGTGGCCTATGGCCTGATGTCCTTCGCCTCAGGATTCACGGCGGAAATCGCCGTTGCCGTTGCCCGCACCATGGCCAACAACGCCACCATCACCGGCACCGCCGGCCGCATCGTCATCGACGATCCCTGGGTCCCCGGTCGCAACGCCGGCCCCTCCGACGCCACGATCCACATCACCACCGGCGCCGACACCCGCACCGAAACCCTGCGCGATCCCCGGATGCTCTTCGCCTTCGAGGCCGAACTGGTCAGCCGCGCCATCGCCGAGGGCCGCCTCCAGGCCCCCCACCCCGCGCCCTCCCACGCCGACAGCATCGGCAACAACACCGCGCTCGACGCCTGGCGCGCCGAACTCGGCTACCGCACGGTGCAGGAACTCCCCGCCACCAACCGCATCCTCCCCGGCGTCCTGCCCGCCTCCGCTCCCCGCGTCCCCGTCACCCACATCGACGGTGTCGCCAACCCCGTCTCGCGCCTCATCATCGGCTGCGACAACCGCAACACGCTCGCCGAAGGCGCCATTGTCTGGGACGCCTGGTGGGAGGCCGGCGGCACCACCTTCGACACCGGCTTTGTCTATGGCGGCGGCCTGCACGAAAAGGTCCTGGGCGATTGGCTCAAGACCCGCGGCCTGCAAAAGGACGCCGTGGTCATCGCCAAGGGCGCCCACAGCCCCTACTGCCTCCCCGGCGCGATCGAGGCGCAACTGACCATCTCGCTCGACCGGCTCGGCCTCGACCACGCCCCCATCTACATCATGCACCGCGACAACCCCGCCGTCCCGGTGGGCGAGTTCGTCGATGCCCTGAACCGCCTGCGCGCCGCCGGCCGCATCGGCATCTTCGGCGGCTCCAACTGGTCGCCCGCCCGCATCGCCGAGGCCAACGCCTATGCCGCCGCCCAGGGCCTGCAGGGCTTCACCCTCCTCAACAACAACCTCTCGCTCGCGGTGATGGAACGCCCGGTCTGGCCCGGCTGCATCTCGTCCAACGACCCGGCCACCCTTGCCACGCTGCGCCAGGGCGGGCTCGTCCACCTGTCCTGGTCCAGCCAGGCCCGCGGCTACTTCCTGCCCGAGCCGCTGCGCAACCGCCTGCCCGCCGACACCGCGCCCGAAACCTGCTTCGGCAGCCCGGCCAATGCCGAACGCCGCCGCCGCGCCGAACAGCTCGCCGCCGAAAAGGGCGTCAGCGCGCACAACATCGCCACCGCCTGGGTGCTCTCGCAGCCCTTCCCCTCGCTCGCCCTCATCGGCCCGCGCAGCCCGGGCGAGATCCTGTCCACCCTGCCCGGCGCCACGCTTGCCCTGACCGGGGCCGAGGTGCTCTGGCTCAACCTGGAACGCGACACGCCCGCCTGA
- a CDS encoding alpha/beta fold hydrolase, which yields MTRSRRAFLPLALTLCLSMGAVAPAMAEVAAGPEGLAFYDIPDPLPAGEAGSVLRARALAGTMALPSAARNTLVMYQSRDPSGAPVAVTGTISVPKGVPPATGWPVIIWTHGTTGLAAVCGPSRDTDTGPEHEYIEVIRGLLDQFVAQGYAVVATDYQGLGTGGFHPFLQGKPNGWNALDMLRAARSLEPEIGTRYAVMGHSQGGHADLFTAAEGPGDLEGFELVGNIAMAPGSQIASRLDLVRDSDKVELSVPYVAYVLISYSTTYPEIALDRILSAEAIAALPELYDQCMSHALTEGHWASAIAKDQFLPEPDLTAFLEVAAQNEPGALKIAVPTLILQGDKDVTVFPSATDTLAEQLCAGGNDLEYRVVLGADHDGAMSEGAPVALAWMADRFAVKATASNCGDLPKAAP from the coding sequence TTGACCCGTTCCCGCCGTGCGTTTCTTCCCCTCGCCCTGACGCTTTGCCTTTCCATGGGTGCTGTTGCCCCGGCCATGGCCGAAGTCGCCGCCGGTCCGGAGGGTCTGGCCTTCTATGACATTCCCGACCCCTTGCCGGCGGGCGAAGCCGGATCGGTGCTGCGCGCACGGGCGCTGGCGGGCACGATGGCGTTGCCGAGCGCGGCGCGGAACACGCTGGTCATGTACCAGTCTCGCGATCCGTCAGGGGCGCCTGTGGCGGTGACCGGCACGATATCGGTGCCGAAAGGCGTGCCGCCCGCGACCGGCTGGCCGGTGATCATCTGGACGCATGGCACAACGGGGCTGGCCGCCGTCTGCGGGCCGTCGCGCGATACGGACACCGGGCCGGAACACGAATACATTGAGGTGATCCGAGGGCTTCTGGACCAGTTCGTCGCACAGGGCTACGCCGTGGTGGCGACCGATTACCAGGGGCTGGGCACGGGCGGTTTCCACCCCTTCCTGCAGGGCAAGCCAAACGGCTGGAACGCGCTGGACATGCTGCGCGCCGCACGCAGCCTGGAGCCGGAGATCGGCACGCGCTATGCGGTGATGGGCCATTCGCAGGGCGGTCATGCCGACCTGTTCACCGCCGCCGAAGGGCCGGGCGACCTGGAGGGGTTCGAACTGGTGGGCAACATCGCCATGGCGCCGGGATCGCAGATCGCCAGCCGGCTGGACCTTGTGCGAGACTCCGACAAGGTCGAGCTGTCGGTGCCCTATGTGGCCTATGTGCTGATCTCTTACTCCACCACCTATCCCGAAATTGCGCTGGACCGGATCCTGTCGGCCGAGGCCATCGCGGCGCTGCCCGAGCTTTATGACCAGTGCATGAGCCACGCGCTGACCGAAGGGCATTGGGCGAGCGCGATTGCGAAGGATCAGTTCCTGCCCGAGCCCGACCTGACCGCCTTTCTGGAGGTGGCAGCGCAGAACGAGCCCGGCGCGCTGAAGATCGCGGTGCCGACGCTGATCCTGCAGGGCGACAAGGACGTGACCGTCTTCCCCTCGGCCACCGACACGCTGGCGGAACAGCTGTGCGCAGGCGGCAACGACCTGGAATACCGTGTCGTGCTCGGCGCCGACCATGACGGGGCGATGAGCGAGGGTGCGCCCGTCGCGCTGGCCTGGATGGCCGACCGCTTTGCCGTCAAGGCCACGGCCTCGAACTGCGGCGACCTGCCGAAGGCTGCCCCGTGA
- a CDS encoding MarR family winged helix-turn-helix transcriptional regulator encodes MGEGSGSQGGGESLLFLTDEQLRKGIEAMFFAYRGFTADPDRILEGMDYGRAHHRALHFIHRSPGTTVSNLLAILGVTKQSLNRVLRTLVEDGLVEQRVGRQDRRERHLHLTEKGAALERELSDAQRARMRAAYRAAGPQAVQGFRQVLEAMMDPEMRRQYNRMKESGG; translated from the coding sequence ATGGGGGAAGGTTCGGGAAGCCAGGGCGGGGGCGAGAGCCTGCTGTTCCTGACGGACGAACAGCTGCGCAAGGGGATCGAGGCGATGTTCTTCGCCTATCGCGGCTTCACCGCCGACCCGGACCGCATCCTGGAAGGCATGGACTATGGCCGCGCCCATCACCGGGCGCTGCACTTCATCCATCGCAGCCCCGGCACCACCGTTTCGAACCTGCTGGCCATCCTGGGGGTGACGAAGCAGAGCCTGAACCGGGTGCTGCGCACGCTGGTCGAGGACGGGTTGGTGGAACAGCGCGTCGGCCGGCAGGACCGCCGCGAACGACATCTGCACCTGACGGAAAAGGGCGCCGCGCTGGAGCGCGAGTTGTCGGATGCACAGCGGGCGCGGATGCGCGCGGCCTATCGCGCCGCCGGGCCGCAGGCGGTGCAGGGCTTCCGACAGGTGCTGGAGGCGATGATGGACCCGGAGATGCGACGCCAGTACAACCGGATGAAAGAGAGTGGCGGATGA
- a CDS encoding histone deacetylase family protein: protein MSVLVLSHPGCARHVTPPGHPERVERLAAVERGLAGLPVTRVAAPLAGLDEVTRCHPRAYADRVAAAVPREGWAQLDGDTFLSPGSLDAALRAVGGMAAAVDEVVGGGAKRAFLAARPPGHHAETATAMGFCLFGTVAIGAKRALDLHGLLRVAVLDFDVHHGNGTQDLLWDEPRIRFVSSHQMPLYPGTGAPGERGAHGQITNLPLRAGSGRAAMRAAWGPVLADLARWQPELVLVSAGFDAHEADPLAGLEWEAEDFAWLTAAIVDLAESTCGGRVVSALEGGYDLEALAASVAAHVGELARGTP, encoded by the coding sequence GTGAGCGTTCTTGTCCTGTCGCATCCCGGTTGCGCCCGCCATGTCACGCCGCCAGGCCATCCGGAACGGGTGGAGCGGCTGGCGGCAGTGGAGCGGGGGTTGGCCGGGTTGCCGGTGACGCGCGTCGCGGCGCCGCTGGCCGGGCTGGACGAGGTGACGCGCTGTCATCCGCGGGCCTATGCCGACCGGGTGGCGGCGGCGGTGCCGCGCGAGGGCTGGGCGCAACTGGATGGCGACACCTTCCTGTCGCCAGGGTCGCTGGATGCCGCCTTGCGGGCGGTGGGCGGCATGGCGGCGGCGGTGGATGAGGTGGTCGGCGGAGGGGCGAAGCGCGCCTTTCTGGCGGCGCGACCGCCGGGGCACCATGCGGAAACTGCGACGGCGATGGGCTTCTGCCTGTTCGGCACGGTCGCCATCGGCGCGAAGCGGGCGCTGGATCTGCACGGGCTGTTGCGGGTGGCCGTGCTGGATTTCGACGTGCATCACGGCAACGGCACGCAGGATTTGCTGTGGGACGAACCCCGCATCCGTTTTGTCTCGTCGCACCAGATGCCGCTTTATCCCGGCACGGGCGCGCCCGGCGAGCGCGGGGCCCATGGGCAGATCACCAACCTGCCACTGCGGGCGGGATCGGGCCGCGCGGCGATGCGGGCGGCCTGGGGGCCGGTTCTGGCCGATCTGGCGCGCTGGCAACCCGAACTGGTGCTGGTCAGCGCAGGGTTCGATGCACATGAGGCAGACCCGCTGGCTGGCCTGGAATGGGAGGCGGAAGATTTCGCCTGGCTGACCGCCGCGATCGTGGACCTGGCGGAAAGCACCTGCGGCGGGCGGGTGGTATCGGCCCTGGAGGGCGGATATGATCTGGAGGCGCTGGCCGCCTCGGTGGCGGCGCATGTGGGTGAACTGGCAAGGGGGACGCCATGA
- the aroC gene encoding chorismate synthase: MSLNTFGHLFRFTTWGESHGPAIGCTVDGCPPGVALTEADIQPWLDRRKPGTSKFTTQRREADEVRILSGVFEGVTTGTPIQLMIENTDQRSKDYGDIARAFRPGHADITYHLKYGVRDYRGGGRSSARETASRVAAGGVARAVLAKLVPGLKITGYMVQMGSRGIDRGRFDAAEIERNPFWCPDPVAAADWAGYLDELRLAHNSVGAVIEVVAEGVPPGLGAPLYGKLDADLASAMMSINAVKGVEIGEGMASAALTGVENADEIRMGPEGPLFLTNHAGGILGGISTGQPVVCRFAVKPTSSILTPRATVNSAGEEVDLVTKGRHDPCVGIRAVPVGEAMMALVILDHLLLDRGQTGGARGVIG, translated from the coding sequence ATGAGCCTGAACACCTTCGGCCACCTGTTCCGCTTCACCACCTGGGGCGAAAGCCACGGGCCGGCCATTGGCTGCACGGTCGACGGCTGCCCGCCCGGCGTGGCTCTGACCGAGGCCGACATCCAGCCCTGGCTGGACCGCCGCAAGCCCGGCACTTCGAAGTTCACCACGCAGCGGCGGGAGGCGGACGAGGTGCGCATCCTGTCGGGGGTGTTCGAGGGGGTGACGACGGGCACTCCGATCCAGCTGATGATCGAGAACACCGACCAGCGGTCCAAGGACTATGGCGACATTGCTCGGGCGTTCCGGCCGGGGCATGCGGACATCACCTACCACCTGAAGTACGGGGTCAGGGACTATCGCGGCGGCGGGCGGTCCTCGGCGCGGGAGACGGCGTCACGGGTCGCGGCGGGCGGGGTCGCTCGGGCGGTGCTGGCCAAGCTGGTGCCGGGGCTGAAGATCACGGGCTACATGGTCCAGATGGGGAGCCGGGGCATCGACCGCGGCCGGTTCGATGCGGCCGAGATCGAGAGGAACCCGTTCTGGTGCCCCGATCCTGTGGCCGCCGCCGACTGGGCCGGCTACCTGGATGAGCTGCGGCTGGCCCACAATTCGGTGGGCGCGGTGATCGAGGTGGTGGCGGAGGGCGTGCCGCCGGGGCTGGGGGCGCCGCTCTATGGGAAGCTGGATGCCGACCTGGCCTCGGCCATGATGTCCATCAATGCCGTGAAGGGGGTGGAGATCGGGGAGGGGATGGCTTCGGCCGCGCTGACCGGGGTGGAGAATGCCGATGAGATCCGGATGGGGCCGGAAGGGCCTTTGTTCCTGACCAACCATGCCGGGGGGATTCTGGGGGGGATTTCCACGGGGCAGCCGGTGGTCTGCCGGTTCGCGGTGAAGCCGACCTCTTCGATCCTGACGCCCAGGGCCACGGTGAACTCGGCCGGGGAGGAGGTGGACCTGGTGACCAAGGGCCGCCACGACCCCTGCGTGGGCATCCGGGCGGTGCCGGTGGGGGAGGCGATGATGGCCCTGGTGATCCTGGACCACCTGCTCCTGGACCGCGGCCAGACCGGCGGGGCTCGGGGGGTGATCGGCTGA
- a CDS encoding IS5 family transposase (programmed frameshift): MSNLFWLTDAQMARLQPFFPKSHGRPRVDDRRVLSGIIFINRNGLRWCDAPKEYGPPKTLYNRWKRWSDKGVFARMMHGLASEAATPKTVMIDATYLKAHRTASSLPVEKGGDGDQRGRAIGRTKGGMNTKLHAVTDADGRPIRFFMTSGQVSDYTGAAALLGGLPKAEWLLADRGYDADWFRDALKDKGIRPCIPGRKSRSKPIKHDKRRYKRRNRIEIMFGRLKDWRRVATRYDRCPKVFLSAIALAATVMFWL; encoded by the exons ATGAGCAACCTTTTCTGGCTGACGGACGCTCAGATGGCGCGACTTCAGCCCTTCTTTCCGAAGAGCCATGGCAGACCGCGTGTCGATGATCGGCGGGTCCTGAGCGGGATAATCTTCATCAATCGCAATGGCTTGAGGTGGTGCGATGCGCCCAAGGAGTATGGCCCGCCCAAGACACTCTACAACCGCTGGAAGCGGTGGAGTGACAAGGGCGTCTTCGCTCGGATGATGCACGGCCTGGCCTCGGAGGCCGCCACTCCGAAGACGGTGATGATCGACGCGACTTACCTGAAGGCGCACCGCACGGCGAGCAGCCTGC CGGTCGAAAAAGGGGGCGACGGAGACCAACGGGGGCGCGCGATCGGCCGAACCAAAGGGGGCATGAACACAAAGTTGCACGCTGTCACCGATGCCGACGGCCGCCCGATCCGCTTCTTCATGACATCGGGCCAGGTCAGCGACTACACGGGTGCGGCGGCCCTGTTGGGCGGCCTGCCGAAGGCGGAATGGTTGCTGGCTGACAGGGGCTATGACGCCGACTGGTTCAGAGATGCGTTGAAGGACAAGGGGATAAGGCCCTGCATCCCAGGCCGCAAGTCGCGCAGCAAGCCCATCAAGCACGACAAGCGCCGCTACAAACGTCGCAACAGGATCGAGATCATGTTCGGCAGGCTCAAGGACTGGCGAAGGGTCGCCACACGCTACGACCGATGCCCGAAGGTGTTCCTATCCGCCATAGCCCTCGCTGCCACCGTCATGTTCTGGCTATGA
- a CDS encoding DUF262 domain-containing protein: MDGQQRLTTLSIIVLAALRRINSLISSGVDAERNQLRLQEIRRSYIGQLDPVSLVVRPKITLNRNNDHYYQNFLATLRDMPVRGFKASEHSMRRATEWFLRQTGSYLESLSRPEDDHGAILAGLIDRMSRGLFFTKIVVDDDLNAYKVFETLNARGVKLSAPDLLKNYLFSVISRDATAEAHDEELDRVEVRWSDILERLQSENVTSFLRAYWGATHSFVRESDLFKVIKRSITTRAEAYALLSGLEDSLETFLALTDPETSSWPADDRENARLLKMFSVRQPFALLMALKRQVPSAFSQVLDAIVRLSFRYNVISNLQPAEQERVYSRVAIEISQGRLPSAASIISELRSIYPNDDLFRANFASKSFDTSGSRNKQVVRYILSKLEQHQSGLAPDSAELTIEHILPERPGAGWRQFSETEAKSDVYRLGNLALIEPSRNQAAGNHDYEVKKGLLSSSGLASTSSIPSEYSDWTPDSVARRQGIQARHATGIWRVSQLHE, encoded by the coding sequence ATTGACGGTCAGCAGCGGCTAACAACTCTGTCAATAATCGTGCTCGCAGCACTAAGGAGGATCAACAGCCTAATTAGCTCTGGCGTTGACGCTGAACGCAACCAACTAAGGCTGCAGGAGATTCGCCGATCATATATTGGACAGTTGGATCCGGTATCACTCGTTGTACGACCAAAGATAACACTGAACAGAAATAACGATCACTACTATCAGAACTTTCTTGCGACCCTTCGCGATATGCCCGTCAGGGGCTTTAAGGCATCGGAGCATTCAATGCGGCGTGCCACAGAGTGGTTCCTTCGTCAAACGGGGAGCTATCTCGAGTCCCTTTCCCGGCCAGAAGATGACCATGGCGCCATTCTGGCTGGGCTAATAGATCGAATGAGCCGCGGCCTGTTCTTCACAAAGATTGTCGTCGATGATGATCTTAACGCCTACAAGGTATTCGAAACGCTTAACGCCCGGGGAGTGAAACTCTCCGCTCCTGATTTGCTCAAGAATTATCTCTTTTCGGTTATTAGCAGGGACGCTACGGCCGAGGCCCATGATGAGGAACTGGACCGAGTCGAAGTGCGCTGGTCGGACATCCTCGAAAGACTTCAGTCGGAGAATGTCACGTCGTTCCTGCGGGCCTACTGGGGTGCCACACACTCCTTCGTAAGGGAATCGGACCTCTTCAAGGTCATTAAGCGTAGCATTACAACTAGGGCAGAAGCATACGCACTCTTGTCTGGGCTTGAGGACTCACTGGAAACCTTTCTTGCACTCACCGATCCGGAAACATCAAGCTGGCCGGCGGATGACCGCGAGAACGCCAGACTCCTTAAGATGTTTAGCGTCCGTCAGCCGTTTGCGCTCCTAATGGCTCTAAAACGACAGGTTCCTTCCGCCTTTTCACAGGTATTGGACGCGATCGTAAGGCTTAGTTTCAGATACAACGTAATTTCTAACCTTCAACCCGCAGAGCAGGAACGTGTCTACTCCCGAGTTGCTATAGAAATCTCTCAGGGCAGACTGCCATCAGCTGCGTCCATAATAAGTGAGCTTCGCTCGATCTATCCCAACGATGATCTGTTTCGTGCTAACTTTGCATCAAAATCCTTTGATACGTCTGGCAGCAGGAACAAGCAGGTCGTTCGATACATTCTATCTAAGCTTGAGCAGCATCAGAGCGGTCTAGCGCCCGATAGCGCTGAGCTCACCATTGAGCATATCCTGCCGGAAAGACCAGGTGCTGGATGGCGTCAGTTTAGCGAGACAGAGGCCAAATCCGACGTGTATAGGCTTGGCAATTTGGCGCTTATTGAGCCGAGCCGCAATCAGGCGGCCGGAAACCACGACTATGAAGTGAAGAAGGGTTTGCTTTCATCAAGCGGGTTGGCTTCAACTTCTTCGATTCCATCTGAGTACAGTGATTGGACGCCGGATTCCGTTGCGCGCAGGCAGGGTATCCAAGCTCGACATGCAACCGGGATCTGGCGTGTATCGCAGCTACACGAATAG